DNA from Bacteroidota bacterium:
ATTATGTATTAAAAATGGACGTTAAAATCACAAAACCACTAGGTGGATCAAATGTCCATTTCCAAATGGAGTTAGGTGGAAATCGTATTGATTTGGGCTCTTTTGGTACTCCTCCCACCGATACTACAAATGGCTGGATAACTGTTACATATGACTTGTCTTCTTTAGGCGGTATTACCATACCTTCCGGTGGGGAGTGGGGAATTAATTTCTGGTATGCAACCGGTGCTGTTGACATTTCAGGTTTATACATGGACAATTTACGTTTCGAACATAAATAACTAATTCCATTGTTAGTTAATATTTAAGGTATGGGGTTATCTATCAGAGAAGGTGACAAGATAATCCTATACTTTTAAACGATTTTATTATAACAGCACATAAAAAGCAGGGGCAATAATTGACCATTTATTTCTGATATCATTGTCTTATACCCTCTGACTAATTCTTATAAATGAAGCGTGGAATTAATTAAAAGCTGGCTTCAATCTAATCAATGTTGATTTTATAAGTGGTTTAACTAACCACAGAATGATGTTTGAAATATAAATTTGTGTTAGGATGAAAAAATATATAACAATTATTATGTTTAGAAAAATTCTGGTTTTTTCTGTTTTCAGTGCAATAGTATTAATAAATGACCAATGTTATTCACAATCAAAGATATCAGCGCAGGTCAGAAAAAATTTAGTTGATAAGAATGCAAGTGCTCAAACTGTTGCCTTGTATTATAATTTAAAAGCCATTGCCAGAAATTATACCATTTTTGGGCAACAGGATTATGCCTCCGATGGCAAGGGATGGAAAAACCTTGAAAACCGTTGCGATGTAAAAGATGTTTGTGGCTCTTATCCTGCCATTAATTGCTTGGATTTCCTGCACTTTACCAATCCTGTGACAAGTGAGAAAAAAGATAACAGTTATCTTACCCGTTTGATGCATCAAACTTATGATCGCGGAGGAATCATATCCTTTTGCTGGCATTATTATAATCCCGTTACCGGAGGTTTGTTTTATGATACCACCGAAGTGGTTAAAAACATTTTGCCTGGCGGTTCACACCACGAAGTCTTTAAGAAAAGTTTAAAAATCATTGCCAACTTTGCCCATAATGCCAAAGGAAAGAATGGAGAGCTGATACCAATCATTTTCAGGCCCTGGCATGAATTTGACGGGAACTGGTTCTGGTGGGGCAAAAGCCATTGTACTGCCCAGGAGTTTAAGGAATTATACCGTTTTACAGTGATTTATCTCAGGGACAGCCTTCACGTACACAATTTCTTATATGCTTTTTCCCCCGATTGTAAATTCCATTCCGAAGCCGATTATTTAAAAAGATATCCCGGAGATGATTATGTAGATATTTTGGGTATGGACAATTATTGGGATTTCACACCAAATGGGGAAGGATTGAAAGGTGTTATTCTTAAGGCAGGAATAATTACAAAATATGCCCAAAAGAAAAATAAACTGGCAGCCCTTACAGAGACCGGACTTGCCAATCTTCCCGATACAACCTGGTATACAGAACGTTTATTGAAAGTTTTAAAAGATAAAAATGTCAGACTGGCTTATGTCAACGTATGGAGAGGGGAGTATGTACCTTATCCGGGACATCCGGCCTGCAAAGACTTTATTAAATTCCGCAACGATCCTGTGATTTTGTTTGAATCGGATTTGCCGGATATGTACCTCATGAACAAAAAATTAAATATTAAAAAGAACTAATCAATCCTGATATCATTTCTTAATGTAACAGAGAATATCAGAATATTGACGATAAAGAAATTTTATGCGTTATATTCAAATAGTAATTGTTTTTCTTTTTTGTGCTTCATGCTGTACACAAAAATCCAGGGTAAAGGAAACTGTTGACAGTCACGCGACAAAAGAAACAAAATTTTGTTTAAAAATCTGTAAGGGTTTAGGGAAAATGGTATTATGTTCGGTCATCAGGATGACCTGGCGTATGGCCTGAAATGGAAGTACCGGCAAGATAGTTAAGATGTAAAATTGTTGGGGCGATTATCCCTCTGCAAAGGATTATTTGGATGAAAAAAACACTTTTTTAAAGTGATTTAATGGGAATGAATTATCCAAATGAATGATTGCTCAAAACTGAAGTTTAGTTCAGTTAAAAGTTTAGAATACCTGGCTTCGGGCCGGGGGATCAATCATTATAGAAAATAAACCGGGTCAGTTCTGATGTTGCATCAGGGTGAATTATAGTTGATCCTGGGAAAAATAGGAATATGATGACAATCAAATTTGAGTCAAGGTTAAAAGAACTTATTACGGATTATGAAGAGTTGGTTACCAGGGAGAATGAAATTGAGGAACCAGACAATGGAATTTTTGACAGATATAAATATCCTGTGCTCACCGGGGCACATACCCCATTATTCTGGCGCTATGACCTGAATCCGCAGACCAATCCCTTTCTGATGGAGCGGTTTGGGATCAATGCAGCGTTTAATGCGGGAGCGATAAAACTGGAGGGGAAATACTTGCTGATAGCCAGGGTGGAAGGTGTAGACCGCAAATCTTTTTTTGCGGTGGCCGAAAGCCCCAATGGAGTGGATAACTTCAAGTTTTGGGATTATCCGGTTAGTATGCCGGAGACGGAGGAGCCGGATACGAATGTGTATGACATGC
Protein-coding regions in this window:
- a CDS encoding glycosidase codes for the protein MTIKFESRLKELITDYEELVTRENEIEEPDNGIFDRYKYPVLTGAHTPLFWRYDLNPQTNPFLMERFGINAAFNAGAIKLEGKYLLIARVEGVDRKSFFAVAESPNGVDNFKFWDYPVSMPETEEPDTNVYDM
- a CDS encoding glycosyl hydrolase yields the protein MKKYITIIMFRKILVFSVFSAIVLINDQCYSQSKISAQVRKNLVDKNASAQTVALYYNLKAIARNYTIFGQQDYASDGKGWKNLENRCDVKDVCGSYPAINCLDFLHFTNPVTSEKKDNSYLTRLMHQTYDRGGIISFCWHYYNPVTGGLFYDTTEVVKNILPGGSHHEVFKKSLKIIANFAHNAKGKNGELIPIIFRPWHEFDGNWFWWGKSHCTAQEFKELYRFTVIYLRDSLHVHNFLYAFSPDCKFHSEADYLKRYPGDDYVDILGMDNYWDFTPNGEGLKGVILKAGIITKYAQKKNKLAALTETGLANLPDTTWYTERLLKVLKDKNVRLAYVNVWRGEYVPYPGHPACKDFIKFRNDPVILFESDLPDMYLMNKKLNIKKN